In a single window of the Zea mays cultivar B73 chromosome 5, Zm-B73-REFERENCE-NAM-5.0, whole genome shotgun sequence genome:
- the LOC100274150 gene encoding 50S ribosomal protein L17, chloroplastic-like, which translates to MAAFPSASPSPAISASTWSMASLRTSLPALRPSPAGRLRSSFSPAAAATAASVGCLGSFSGLAPVSNLLSLGAENSSFEHRLFGIDARGRIVAMRHGRRVPKLNRPPDQRKALLRGLTTQLLKHGRIKTTKPRAKAMRKYVEKMITLAKDGSLHKRRQALAFIYEKHIVHALFAEVADRYGDREGGYTRIIPTFPRRGDNAPMAYIELV; encoded by the exons ATGGCGGCCTTCCCCTCCGCCTCCCCGTCgccggcgatctccgcctcgACCTGGAGCATGGCTTCCCTCCGTACGTCCCTCCCCGCACTCCGCCCCTCCCCCGCGGGAAGGCTCCGTTCGTCgttctcgcccgcggcggcggccaCGGCTGCATCGGTCGGCTGCCTCGGGTCCTTCTCCGGCCTCGCGCCCGTCTCGAATCTCCTCTCCCTCGGCGCTG AGAACTCAAGCTTTGAGCATCGGTTGTTTGGTATTGATGCCCGTGGAAGGATAGTTGCGATGCGACATGGGAGACGCGTTCCTAAACTTAACAGGCCTCCGGATCAAAGGAAAGCGCTGTTGCGTGGGCTTACCACACAGCTGCTGAAGCATGGGAGGATAAAGACTACAAAGCCAAGGGCAAAGGCAATGAGGAAGTATGTCGAGAAGATGATCACGTTGGCAAAGGATGGATCTCTTCACAAGAGGAGACAGGCTCTGGCATTTATTTATGAGAAGCATATCGTCCATGCCTTGTTTGCTGAGGTTGCAGACAGGTATGGAGACCGAGAAGGTGGCTACACAAGGATCATCCCGACGTTCCCGAGGCGGGGAGATAATGCACCTATGGCGTACATTGAGCTTGTTTAG